In Gimesia benthica, a single window of DNA contains:
- a CDS encoding beta strand repeat-containing protein, protein MSRPIGYASHVERLEDRTLLASNILASLESSVNQPNDSTELLLTVGAGSSPTLGFEVHASPGSAFNPAAVQILDANTNAVVPLQLAEHDHAGTSSSLVLATLAPGDYSIFVQGQTAATGNFTIDIFMPGDSDGSGSVSDTEYQQALAASYQHLFGFNHFTSQMILSMGLNPNQNYYSEEQDSDKDGDIDNYDLQMMNNNRNVPAVQLELIGDQDAPAVVAGLQTDSGISNSDGITNDLTIVGTVSDESLITQFKVALDGGSYVDIFGLLSGGSSGGSFTLSRSWLETNLNGGGSLEGGTHTLHFMTVDEHANVSPAGAFNVNFELDTIAPTLATPVGNQTLNEDFGSFNLGPFTDFFNQNGGTPLSYSVDSITNAIVNFDFATDELILTSRQDVNGSADIVIQAIDVAGNAVLSNTFTVTVNALNDAPVAVDDSFSTDEETVLNGASNVLAANPTTADSDVENNTLTVTEVNGVAGDVGNQIALGSGALLTLNSDGTFTYDPTGVFNYLAVGESATESFTYTIDDGTGLLVTSDTATVTITIHGVNDPPVAADDDFTITQNETLSMNHHSVISSNGNGVDYDPDSSDSIEVTAVNGSAANVGNEVVLASGASLTLFSGGFISYRPEGAFDYLALGETATETFTYTLSDGNGGTDTATVTIKITGLNDDPVANPNTILTVGADEDNPVIVPAGAIFEFATDAENDSLLITEINGAVGNVGATISIGLGGLLTANADGSFTFDPNDSYDFLAVGESYDEAFTYKISDGNGGTDGGTYTIRIHGINDAPIAADEGIAATEDGGTVSTSVLADDVDSDDDANSLVYAITAQPSEGSASSNGDGSFTFNPGTDFQDLALGETRQVTFTYTATDSNSAVSNTGTVTVTVTGVNDDPTAADEGIAATEDGGAVSTSVLADDVDSDDDANSLVYAITAQPSEGSASSNGDGSFTFNPGTDFQDLALGETRQVTFTYTATDSNSAVSNTGTVTVTVTGVNDDPTAADEGIAATEDGGAVSTSVLADDVDSDDDANSLVYTITAQPSEGTASSNGDGSFTFNPGTDFQDLALGETRQVTFTYTATDQHSAVSNTGTVTVTVTGVNDDPTAADVGIAATEDGVTVDGNFDGDDVDSDDTPASLTYAITSTPSEGSVINNSDGSFTFNPETDFQDLAVGETRQVTFTYTATDQHSGVSNTGTVTVTVTGVNDDPTAADEGIAATEDGGAVSTSVLADDVDSDDDANSLVYAITAQPSEGTASSNGDGSFTFNPGTDFQDLAVGETRQVTFTYTATDSNSAVSNTGTVTVTVTGVNDDPTAADEGIAATEDGGAVSTSVLADDVDSDDDANSLVYAITAQPSEGSASSNGDGSFTFNPGTDFQDLAVGETRQVTFTYTATDSNSAVSNTGTVTVTVTGVNDDPTAADEGIAATEDGGAVSTSVLADDVDSDDDANSLVYAITAQPSEGSASSNGDGSFTFNPGTDFQDLALGETRQVTFTYTATDQHSGVSSTGTVTVTVTGVNDDPTAADEGIAATEDGGTVSTSVLTDDVDSDDDANSLVYTITAQPSEGTASSNGDGSFTFNPGTDFQDLAVGETRQVTFTYTATDQHSAVSNTGTVTVTVTGVNDLPIAQNDDFDVNKEIVFNGNVFANNGNGIDSDPDTNDTFDVIEVNGVSGDVGAQITLASGALLTLNQDGTFSYDPTTSATFQALTGTDTATETFTYTIEDESAAVSSASVKFTVSANQLPIANPDAASTDEETPILNIDVLGNDTDPDQITDPPTVVNLPSLTSNGGAALTLNLDGTINYDPTGAFDSLAAGEMVVDTFTYTLEDERGGQSIGTVSVTVTGVNDDPTAADEGIAATEGGGAVSTSVLADDVDSDDDANSLVYAITAQPSEGSASSNGDGSFTFNPGTDFQDLAVGETRQVTFTYTATDSNSAVSNTGTVTVTVTGVNDDPTAADVGIAATEDGVTVDGNFDGDDVDSDDTPASLTYAITSTPSEGSVINNSDGSFTFNPETDFQDLAVGETRQVTFTYTATDSNSGVSNTGTVTVTVTGVNDDPTAADEGIAATEGGGAVSTSVLADDVDSDDDANSLVYAITAQPSEGSAFSNGDGSFTFNPGTDFQDLAVGETRQVTFTYTATDQHSGVSNTGTVTVTVTGVNDDPTAADEGIAATEGGGAVSTSVLADDVDSDDDANSLVYAITAQPSEGSASSNGDGSFTFNPGTDFQDLALGETRQVTFTYTATDSNSAVSNTGTVTVTVTGVNDDPTAADEGIAATEDGGAVSTSVLADDVDSDDDANSLVYTITAQPSEGTASSNGDGSFTFNPGTDFQDLALGETRQVTFTYTATDQHSAVSNTGTVTVTVTGVNDDPTAADVGIAATEDGVTVDGNFDGDDVDSDDTPASLTYAITSTPSEGSVINNSDGSFTFNPETDFQDLAVGETRQVTFTYTATDQHSGVSNTGTVTVTVTGVNDDPTAADEGIAATEDGGAVSTSVLADDVDSDDDANSLVYAITAQPSEGTASSNGDGSFTFNPGTDFQDLALGETRQVTFTYTATDQHSAVSNTGTVTVTVTGVNDDPTAADVGIAATEDGVTVDGNFDGDDVDSDDTPASLTYAITSTPSEGSVINNSDGSFTFNPETDFQDLAVGETRQVTFTYTATDSNSGVSNTGTVTVTVTGVNDDPTAADEGIAATEGGGAVSTSVLADDVDSDDDANSLVYAITAQPSEGTASSNGDGSFTFNPGTDFQDLALGETRQVTFTYTATDSNSAVSNTGTVTVTVTGVNDDPTAADEGIAATEDGGTVSTSVLADDVDSDDDANSLVYTITAQPSEGTASSNGDGSFTFNPGTDFQDLAVGQTRQVTFTYTATDSNSAVSNTGTVTVTVTGVNDPVTAVDDDVTTSKDVSLNFDVRLNNGNGPDLDPDVNDTLSVFEITDTTLGTVTAVVGNAITLDSGATLTLQADGTLTYNPNGQFASLLLPTDTATDTFTYTIRDGNGSSDTATVTMTITGTNEDLVQTAPLDDVYSDGLSTVTIDLDNYFNDPDASDDITYTLLSSASFAANFWVESVSITDNILEITFTDYASDQERLPTDITLRAESTDGISPTFEPTFQLIPDPQQTMEIRLIATPTLSGGRDFTYFRAEGGLGSQGRGLFHLTNGNADLEYSIYLTDYEIDLDGSQTGTIDDDVKSVRLVDTTNGNAVVYTIYNSVGADDSPSLDLTNDSLHGTFAAGEGFNSTILDKLYDGSLAIRVELDGTGGTINKVSGGNITVSPEVADVGSLPAETTQYVEGASYNVEIWISDQLAQVLAAQTTENSSITSVVLDLLWDDTTAAFGDFADVTGVASAFRLLTQVGGINNATGVIEDFSGITLMPGMADGYYARVGYASFIANAPTADADPVEYTVNITPGEDLVNRGTEIDLSQIDIIGTSVSHFGTSEFLIQTDMTNINIEGTINIGGEVITLTPQDLGLDSTTVSGRLEVLFDDVNNPSTIQILDSFIEVNPSGLALPDRTAANNDRTTEELADFGLEGVLSNFNGTGNPADLTVAIRDALVQVLSSTQALDGDGNFNISEDWQLTNGDLYSMLVVPAFGNFVASDTVESTAGETMAFFDPGQAYQPVWTAGARPN, encoded by the coding sequence ATGTCTCGTCCGATTGGATATGCCAGCCACGTTGAACGTCTGGAGGACCGGACTCTGCTGGCGAGCAACATCCTGGCGTCGCTGGAGAGTTCAGTAAACCAGCCAAATGATTCGACTGAACTGCTGCTGACGGTTGGTGCCGGCAGCTCGCCGACTTTGGGATTTGAGGTTCATGCCTCTCCCGGCTCTGCATTCAATCCGGCTGCGGTCCAGATTCTGGATGCGAACACCAATGCTGTGGTTCCGCTGCAACTGGCTGAACACGATCATGCTGGCACGTCCAGCTCACTGGTCCTGGCCACACTGGCTCCTGGTGACTACTCGATCTTCGTCCAGGGCCAGACAGCAGCCACCGGTAATTTCACCATCGACATCTTTATGCCGGGTGACTCCGACGGCAGTGGCTCTGTCAGTGATACTGAATATCAGCAGGCTCTGGCTGCTTCTTACCAGCATCTGTTTGGATTTAATCATTTCACTTCGCAGATGATTCTATCGATGGGTCTGAATCCGAATCAGAACTATTACTCTGAAGAGCAGGACAGTGACAAAGATGGTGACATCGACAACTACGACCTGCAGATGATGAACAACAACCGCAACGTACCTGCGGTGCAACTGGAACTGATTGGGGATCAGGATGCGCCGGCAGTGGTAGCCGGCCTGCAGACGGATTCCGGAATTTCCAATTCGGACGGCATCACCAACGATCTGACGATTGTCGGTACCGTTTCTGACGAAAGCCTGATTACCCAGTTCAAAGTCGCCCTGGATGGGGGCAGCTATGTGGATATCTTCGGGCTGCTGTCTGGCGGCTCCAGCGGTGGTTCTTTCACACTGTCACGCAGCTGGCTGGAAACCAACCTGAATGGTGGTGGTTCGCTGGAAGGGGGCACTCACACGCTGCACTTCATGACTGTGGATGAACATGCCAATGTCAGCCCGGCTGGTGCCTTCAATGTCAATTTTGAACTGGATACGATTGCACCTACCTTAGCGACTCCGGTCGGGAACCAGACACTCAACGAAGATTTCGGCAGCTTCAACCTGGGCCCCTTCACTGATTTCTTTAACCAGAACGGGGGAACCCCGCTCAGCTACAGTGTTGATTCCATTACCAATGCCATTGTCAATTTTGATTTCGCCACAGACGAACTCATTTTGACTTCCCGGCAGGATGTGAACGGATCGGCCGACATTGTCATTCAGGCCATCGACGTCGCCGGGAATGCTGTGCTGTCGAATACGTTCACTGTGACAGTCAATGCACTTAATGACGCCCCGGTAGCTGTCGACGACAGTTTCAGCACAGATGAAGAAACAGTCCTTAATGGTGCCAGCAATGTGCTCGCTGCAAACCCTACGACAGCTGATTCCGATGTTGAGAACAATACGCTGACCGTAACGGAAGTCAACGGGGTGGCAGGTGACGTCGGCAATCAGATTGCACTCGGTTCCGGTGCGTTACTGACACTGAATTCCGATGGTACGTTCACCTATGATCCTACTGGCGTGTTTAACTATCTGGCAGTCGGAGAATCAGCGACGGAAAGCTTTACCTACACCATCGACGATGGAACCGGGCTGCTGGTTACCTCGGATACCGCGACCGTCACGATTACGATTCACGGCGTGAACGATCCTCCGGTCGCTGCTGACGATGACTTTACTATCACTCAGAACGAAACCCTGAGCATGAATCACCACAGTGTGATCAGCAGTAACGGCAATGGTGTGGACTACGATCCCGATAGTAGCGACAGTATTGAGGTAACGGCCGTCAATGGTAGCGCAGCCAATGTGGGTAATGAGGTTGTGCTGGCTTCCGGTGCATCGTTGACACTGTTCAGCGGTGGGTTTATTTCTTACCGCCCTGAGGGGGCCTTTGACTATCTGGCTCTGGGTGAGACCGCGACCGAAACCTTTACCTACACCCTCAGCGATGGGAACGGCGGCACCGATACTGCGACCGTAACGATCAAGATCACCGGTTTGAATGATGATCCTGTCGCCAATCCCAATACAATTCTGACGGTAGGCGCAGATGAAGATAATCCTGTAATCGTTCCCGCCGGGGCGATTTTTGAATTTGCCACTGATGCGGAAAACGATTCCCTGCTGATAACGGAAATCAATGGCGCTGTCGGGAATGTGGGGGCTACTATTTCCATCGGACTCGGAGGATTGCTGACTGCGAATGCAGACGGCAGTTTCACCTTTGACCCGAACGATAGCTATGACTTTCTAGCTGTTGGTGAATCTTACGACGAAGCATTTACGTATAAAATCTCTGATGGCAACGGTGGTACGGATGGAGGCACCTACACCATCAGGATTCATGGCATTAACGACGCCCCGATCGCCGCCGACGAAGGCATTGCAGCGACCGAAGATGGTGGTACGGTATCCACGAGCGTGCTGGCCGATGATGTGGACAGTGACGACGACGCCAACAGCCTGGTCTATGCGATCACCGCACAACCCAGCGAAGGAAGTGCTTCTTCCAACGGAGATGGCAGTTTCACCTTCAATCCGGGGACTGACTTCCAGGACCTGGCCTTGGGCGAAACCCGTCAGGTGACCTTCACCTACACCGCCACCGATTCAAATAGTGCCGTAAGTAATACGGGAACCGTGACCGTGACCGTAACCGGCGTGAACGATGATCCAACGGCCGCCGACGAAGGTATTGCCGCGACTGAAGATGGTGGTGCGGTATCCACGAGCGTGCTGGCCGACGATGTGGACAGTGACGACGACGCGAACAGCCTGGTCTATGCAATCACCGCTCAGCCGAGTGAAGGAAGTGCTTCCTCCAATGGTGACGGGAGCTTCACCTTCAATCCGGGGACTGACTTCCAGGACCTGGCCTTGGGCGAAACCCGTCAGGTGACCTTCACCTACACCGCCACCGATTCAAATAGTGCGGTGAGTAATACGGGCACCGTGACGGTGACCGTGACCGGCGTGAACGATGATCCGACGGCTGCCGACGAAGGCATCGCGGCGACCGAAGACGGTGGTGCGGTATCCACGAGCGTGCTGGCCGATGATGTGGACAGCGACGATGATGCCAACAGCCTGGTCTATACAATCACCGCTCAGCCGAGTGAAGGAACTGCTTCTTCAAACGGAGATGGCAGTTTCACCTTCAATCCGGGGACTGACTTCCAGGACCTGGCCTTGGGCGAAACCCGCCAGGTGACCTTCACTTACACCGCCACTGACCAGCACAGTGCTGTGAGCAACACGGGCACCGTGACCGTGACCGTCACCGGCGTGAACGATGATCCGACCGCCGCCGATGTGGGTATTGCTGCGACCGAAGATGGCGTCACCGTGGATGGCAACTTCGACGGGGATGACGTGGATTCGGATGATACACCAGCGAGCCTGACTTACGCGATTACGAGCACTCCCTCGGAAGGTTCTGTGATCAATAACAGTGACGGCAGTTTCACCTTCAATCCGGAAACTGACTTCCAGGACCTGGCTGTGGGCGAAACCCGCCAGGTGACCTTCACCTACACCGCCACTGACCAGCACAGTGGTGTGAGCAACACGGGCACCGTGACGGTAACCGTGACCGGCGTGAACGATGATCCGACGGCCGCCGACGAAGGCATCGCGGCGACCGAAGACGGTGGTGCGGTATCCACGAGCGTGCTGGCCGATGATGTGGACAGTGACGACGACGCGAACAGCCTGGTCTATGCGATCACCGCTCAGCCGAGTGAAGGAACTGCTTCTTCCAACGGAGATGGCAGCTTCACCTTCAATCCGGGGACTGACTTCCAGGACCTGGCCGTTGGTGAAACCCGCCAGGTGACCTTCACCTACACCGCCACCGATTCAAATAGTGCCGTAAGTAATACGGGAACAGTCACGGTCACCGTAACCGGCGTGAACGATGATCCGACGGCAGCCGACGAAGGTATTGCCGCGACTGAAGATGGTGGTGCGGTATCCACGAGCGTGCTGGCCGACGATGTGGACAGCGACGACGACGCGAACAGCCTGGTCTATGCGATCACCGCTCAGCCGAGTGAAGGAAGTGCTTCCTCCAATGGTGACGGGAGCTTCACCTTCAATCCGGGGACTGACTTCCAGGACCTGGCCGTCGGTGAAACCCGCCAGGTGACCTTCACTTACACTGCCACCGATTCAAATAGTGCCGTAAGTAATACGGGCACAGTCACGGTCACCGTAACCGGCGTGAACGATGATCCAACGGCCGCCGACGAAGGTATTGCGGCGACTGAAGACGGTGGTGCGGTATCCACGAGCGTGCTGGCCGATGATGTGGACAGTGACGACGACGCCAACAGCCTGGTCTATGCAATCACCGCACAACCCAGTGAAGGAAGTGCTTCTTCAAACGGAGACGGCAGCTTCACCTTCAATCCGGGGACTGACTTCCAGGACCTGGCCTTGGGCGAAACCCGCCAGGTGACCTTCACCTATACCGCCACTGACCAGCACAGTGGTGTGAGCAGCACGGGAACCGTGACGGTGACCGTAACCGGCGTGAACGATGATCCGACCGCCGCCGACGAAGGTATTGCCGCGACTGAAGATGGTGGTACGGTATCCACGAGCGTGCTGACCGACGATGTGGACAGTGACGACGACGCGAACAGCCTGGTCTATACAATCACCGCTCAGCCGAGTGAAGGAACTGCTTCTTCCAACGGAGACGGCAGTTTTACCTTCAATCCGGGAACTGACTTCCAGGATCTGGCTGTGGGCGAAACCCGCCAGGTGACCTTCACCTATACTGCCACCGATCAGCACAGTGCTGTGAGCAACACGGGGACCGTGACAGTTACCGTAACTGGAGTCAATGACCTCCCCATCGCTCAAAATGACGATTTTGATGTCAACAAGGAAATCGTCTTTAATGGGAACGTATTCGCCAATAATGGTAACGGCATTGACAGTGACCCGGATACGAATGACACCTTCGATGTGATCGAAGTCAATGGTGTCTCCGGTGATGTCGGTGCTCAGATTACGCTGGCCTCAGGTGCATTGCTGACATTGAATCAGGACGGTACTTTCAGCTACGACCCGACTACCAGTGCGACTTTCCAGGCACTGACCGGGACTGACACAGCCACGGAAACATTTACATATACAATTGAAGATGAGTCCGCGGCAGTAAGTTCCGCATCAGTGAAGTTCACTGTTTCTGCCAATCAGTTACCGATCGCCAATCCGGATGCCGCTTCAACTGATGAAGAAACACCTATTCTGAATATTGATGTTTTAGGGAATGATACGGACCCGGATCAGATTACTGATCCGCCAACCGTAGTCAATTTGCCCAGCTTGACTTCAAATGGTGGGGCCGCGCTGACTCTGAATCTCGACGGGACCATTAACTACGATCCGACGGGAGCATTCGACTCTCTGGCCGCCGGGGAAATGGTAGTTGATACATTTACCTACACACTGGAAGATGAACGTGGTGGTCAGTCAATAGGGACCGTGTCGGTCACGGTGACTGGCGTGAACGATGATCCAACGGCCGCCGACGAAGGCATCGCGGCGACCGAAGGCGGTGGTGCGGTATCCACGAGCGTGCTGGCCGATGATGTGGACAGCGACGACGACGCGAACAGCCTGGTCTATGCGATCACCGCACAACCGAGTGAAGGAAGTGCTTCTTCCAACGGAGACGGCAGCTTTACCTTCAATCCGGGGACTGACTTCCAGGACCTGGCTGTGGGCGAAACCCGCCAGGTGACCTTCACCTACACCGCTACCGATTCAAATAGTGCGGTGAGCAATACGGGCACCGTGACGGTGACCGTCACCGGCGTGAACGATGATCCGACCGCCGCCGACGTGGGTATTGCTGCGACCGAAGATGGCGTCACCGTGGATGGCAACTTCGACGGGGATGACGTGGATTCGGATGATACACCAGCGAGCCTGACTTACGCGATTACGAGCACTCCCTCGGAAGGTTCTGTGATCAATAACAGTGACGGCAGTTTCACCTTCAATCCGGAAACTGACTTCCAGGACCTGGCTGTGGGCGAAACCCGCCAGGTGACCTTCACCTACACCGCCACCGACTCAAATAGTGGTGTGAGCAACACGGGCACCGTGACCGTGACCGTGACCGGCGTGAACGATGATCCGACGGCTGCCGACGAAGGCATCGCGGCGACCGAAGGCGGTGGTGCGGTATCCACGAGCGTGCTGGCCGATGATGTGGACAGTGACGACGACGCCAACAGCCTGGTCTATGCAATCACCGCACAACCCAGTGAAGGAAGTGCTTTTTCCAACGGAGACGGCAGTTTCACCTTCAATCCGGGGACTGACTTCCAGGACCTGGCTGTGGGCGAAACCCGCCAGGTGACCTTCACCTACACCGCCACTGACCAGCACAGTGGTGTGAGCAACACGGGCACCGTGACCGTGACCGTGACCGGCGTGAACGATGATCCGACGGCTGCCGACGAAGGCATCGCGGCGACCGAAGGCGGTGGTGCGGTATCCACGAGCGTGCTGGCCGATGATGTGGACAGCGACGACGACGCGAACAGCCTGGTCTATGCAATCACCGCTCAGCCGAGTGAAGGAAGTGCTTCCTCCAATGGTGACGGGAGCTTCACCTTCAATCCGGGGACTGACTTCCAGGACCTGGCCTTGGGCGAAACCCGTCAGGTGACCTTCACCTACACCGCCACCGATTCAAATAGTGCGGTGAGTAATACGGGCACCGTGACGGTGACCGTGACCGGCGTGAACGATGATCCGACGGCTGCCGACGAAGGCATCGCGGCGACCGAAGACGGTGGTGCGGTATCCACGAGCGTGCTGGCCGATGATGTGGACAGCGACGATGATGCCAACAGCCTGGTCTATACAATCACCGCTCAGCCGAGTGAAGGAACTGCTTCTTCCAACGGAGATGGCAGTTTCACCTTCAATCCGGGGACTGACTTCCAGGACCTGGCCTTGGGCGAAACCCGCCAGGTGACCTTCACTTACACCGCCACTGACCAGCACAGTGCTGTGAGCAACACGGGCACCGTGACCGTGACCGTCACCGGCGTGAACGATGATCCGACCGCCGCCGATGTGGGTATTGCCGCGACCGAAGACGGCGTCACCGTGGATGGCAACTTCGACGGGGATGACGTGGATTCGGATGATACACCAGCGAGCCTGACTTACGCGATTACGAGCACTCCCTCGGAAGGTTCTGTGATCAATAACAGTGACGGCAGTTTCACCTTCAATCCGGAAACTGACTTCCAGGACCTGGCTGTGGGCGAAACCCGCCAGGTGACCTTCACCTACACCGCCACTGACCAGCACAGTGGTGTGAGCAACACGGGCACCGTGACGGTAACCGTGACCGGCGTGAACGATGATCCGACGGCCGCCGACGAAGGCATCGCGGCGACCGAAGACGGTGGTGCGGTATCCACGAGCGTGCTGGCCGATGATGTGGACAGTGACGACGACGCGAACAGCCTGGTCTATGCGATCACCGCTCAGCCGAGTGAAGGAACTGCTTCTTCCAACGGAGATGGCAGCTTCACCTTCAATCCGGGGACTGACTTCCAGGACCTGGCCTTGGGCGAAACCCGCCAGGTGACCTTCACCTATACTGCCACTGACCAGCATAGTGCGGTGAGCAACACGGGCACCGTGACGGTGACCGTCACCGGCGTGAACGATGATCCGACCGCCGCCGACGTGGGTATTGCCGCGACCGAAGACGGCGTCACCGTGGATGGCAACTTCGACGGGGATGACGTGGATTCGGATGATACACCAGCGAGCCTGACTTACGCGATCACGAGCACTCCCTCGGAAGGTTCTGTGATCAATAACAGTGACGGCAGTTTCACCTTCAATCCGGAAACTGACTTCCAGGACCTGGCTGTGGGCGAAACCCGCCAGGTGACCTTCACCTACACCGCCACCGACTCAAATAGTGGTGTGAGCAACACGGGCACCGTGACGGTGACCGTGACCGGCGTGAACGATGATCCGACGGCTGCCGACGAAGGCATCGCGGCGACCGAAGGCGGTGGTGCGGTATCCACGAGCGTGCTGGCCGATGATGTGGACAGCGACGACGACGCGAACAGCCTGGTCTATGCGATCACCGCACAACCGAGTGAAGGAACTGCTTCCTCCAATGGTGACGGGAGCTTCACCTTCAATCCGGGGACTGACTTCCAGGACCTGGCCTTGGGAGAAACCCGCCAGGTGACCTTCACTTACACCGCTACCGATTCAAATAGTGCCGTAAGTAATACGGGAACTGTCACGGTCACCGTTACTGGCGTGAACGATGATCCAACGGCCGCCGACGAAGGTATTGCCGCGACTGAAGATGGTGGTACGGTATCAACGAGTGTCTTGGCTGACGATGTCGACAGCGACGATGATGCGAACAGCCTGGTCTATACAATCACCGCTCAACCGAGTGAAGGAACTGCTTCTTCAAACGGAGACGGCAGTTTTACCTTCAATCCAGGGACTGACTTCCAGGACCTGGCCGTCGGTCAAACCCGCCAGGTGACCTTCACTTACACTGCCACCGATTCAAATAGTGCCGTAAGTAATACGGGCACAGTCACGGTCACCGTAACCGGTGTCAACGATCCTGTTACCGCCGTTGACGACGACGTGACTACATCCAAAGATGTTTCTTTGAACTTTGATGTTCGCCTGAATAACGGCAATGGTCCCGATCTGGACCCGGATGTGAATGATACTCTGTCGGTCTTTGAAATTACCGATACAACGCTGGGTACTGTTACCGCGGTCGTCGGGAATGCAATCACGCTCGATTCTGGGGCGACTCTGACGCTGCAGGCGGACGGTACACTCACTTACAATCCGAACGGTCAGTTCGCCAGCCTGCTTCTGCCCACCGATACGGCAACGGATACGTTTACTTATACGATTCGCGATGGTAACGGCAGTTCGGATACCGCCACCGTCACGATGACGATTACCGGTACCAACGAGGACCTGGTTCAGACCGCACCGCTGGACGATGTTTACAGCGACGGTCTGTCGACGGTGACCATTGACCTGGATAATTACTTTAATGATCCCGATGCCAGTGATGACATCACCTACACCCTGCTCAGCAGTGCTTCGTTTGCAGCAAACTTCTGGGTCGAAAGTGTGAGCATCACCGATAACATCCTGGAAATCACGTTCACTGATTATGCCTCTGACCAGGAACGACTGCCTACGGATATCACACTGCGTGCCGAGTCGACTGATGGGATTTCACCCACGTTTGAGCCGACCTTCCAGTTGATTCCTGACCCGCAGCAAACCATGGAAATCCGGTTGATCGCTACGCCGACACTTTCCGGCGGTCGCGACTTCACGTACTTCCGTGCCGAAGGCGGTCTGGGTTCTCAAGGACGTGGTTTGTTCCATCTGACCAACGGGAATGCGGACCTCGAGTATTCGATTTATCTGACTGACTATGAAATTGATTTGGATGGTTCTCAGACTGGTACCATTGATGATGATGTGAAGTCGGTTCGACTGGTCGATACCACCAACGGAAATGCCGTGGTCTATACGATCTACAACTCAGTCGGTGCCGATGACAGTCCCTCGCTGGATCTGACGAATGACAGTCTGCACGGTACTTTTGCTGCCGGCGAAGGCTTCAACAGTACCATTCTGGATAAACTGTATGATGGCAGCCTGGCGATTCGGGTTGAACTGGATGGAACCGGCGGCACCATTAATAAAGTCTCTGGTGGCAACATCACGGTCTCTCCCGAGGTGGCTGACGTCGGTTCGCTGCCTGCTGAAA